A DNA window from Chryseobacterium scophthalmum contains the following coding sequences:
- a CDS encoding KdsC family phosphatase: MSYKEKLKDIKAFVFDVDGVFTDGSVYLMPGGNMSRVMNVLDGYAVVKALKNDYLIGVITGGNDEMVRHRINYLGIQDYYAKSHDKMVDYEDFKDKYSLKNEEILTMGDDVPDLHMMQNSAIATCPENAVPEIKGIADYISQIKGGSGAVRDVIEQVMKVQGKWHDDNTQSV, encoded by the coding sequence ATGAGTTATAAAGAGAAATTAAAAGATATAAAAGCATTTGTATTTGATGTAGACGGTGTATTTACAGACGGAAGCGTTTATCTGATGCCCGGTGGAAACATGAGTCGTGTAATGAATGTTTTGGATGGATATGCAGTGGTAAAAGCATTAAAAAACGATTATCTCATCGGAGTCATTACCGGAGGAAACGATGAAATGGTGAGACATAGAATCAATTATTTAGGAATACAGGATTACTATGCAAAATCTCATGATAAAATGGTCGATTATGAAGATTTTAAGGATAAATATAGTCTTAAAAATGAAGAAATCTTAACGATGGGTGATGATGTTCCGGATCTTCATATGATGCAGAATTCGGCAATTGCAACGTGTCCTGAAAATGCTGTTCCCGAGATAAAAGGAATTGCAGACTATATTTCGCAAATAAAAGGTGGAAGTGGAGCAGTACGTGATGTGATTGAGCAGGTGATGAAAGTTCAGGGAAAATGGCATGATGATAATACGCAATCTGTATAA
- a CDS encoding NADAR family protein produces the protein MSYTLENIIKKFQNNQNKEKLDFLFFWGHTVKEEITKACFSQWFPYEFEENGMSYKTAEHYMMAGKAKLFNDLETLEQILRADTPNQAKSLGRKVKNFDPQLWNEHKYEIVKQGNLLKFSQNEKFKEFLLSTNDKILVEASPYDTIWGIGMLETDPKAENPQQWNGENLLGFALMEVRDELRG, from the coding sequence ATGAGCTACACATTAGAAAATATTATTAAGAAATTTCAGAATAATCAGAATAAAGAAAAATTAGATTTTCTATTCTTTTGGGGACATACTGTGAAAGAAGAAATTACAAAAGCATGTTTCAGTCAGTGGTTTCCTTATGAATTTGAAGAAAATGGAATGAGTTATAAAACTGCTGAACATTATATGATGGCTGGAAAAGCTAAATTATTTAATGATCTTGAAACTTTAGAACAAATTTTAAGAGCAGATACTCCAAATCAGGCAAAAAGTTTAGGAAGAAAAGTCAAAAATTTTGATCCTCAACTTTGGAATGAACACAAATATGAAATCGTAAAACAGGGAAATCTGTTGAAGTTTTCACAAAATGAAAAATTTAAAGAATTTTTGCTTTCAACAAACGATAAAATTTTAGTAGAAGCGAGTCCTTACGATACAATTTGGGGAATCGGAATGCTGGAAACGGATCCAAAAGCGGAAAATCCACAACAATGGAATGGTGAAAATTTATTAGGATTTGCTTTAATGGAAGTTAGAGACGAATTAAGAGGATAA
- the lepA gene encoding translation elongation factor 4, which translates to MKNIRNFCIIAHIDHGKSTLADRLLEYTNTVTQRELQSQTLDDMDLEKERGITIKSHAIQMDYELNGEKYTLNLIDTPGHVDFSYEVSRSIAACEGALLIVDAAQSIQAQTISNLYLALENDLEIIPILNKIDLPSANPEEVTDEIMGLLGCKYEDVLRVSGKTGEGVHELLEEIVKRVPPPVGDPKAPLQALIFDSVYNPFRGIEAYFKIVNGSISKNEKIKFFATGKEYGADEVGTLKLKQVPKKTIECGDVGYLISGIKDAREVKVGDTITSFVNPADGPIDGFEEVKPMVFAGIYPIESEDFEELRFSLEKLRLNDASLVFEPESSAALGFGFRCGFLGMLHMEIVQERLEREFNMNVITTVPNVSYHGYSKKDPETAILINNPSEMIDPNLLDRVEEPYIKASIITKSDFVGAVMTLCIEKRGEIVNQSYLTADRVELTFNMPLAEVVFDFYDRLKSISKGYASFDYSPIGMRASKLVKMDILINGDMVDALSSLIHDSNAYYIGKRMCEKLRELIPRQQFDIAVQAALGAKVIARETIKALRKDVTAKCYGGDISRKRKLLEKQKEGKKKMKQIGRVEVPQSAFMAVLKLND; encoded by the coding sequence ATGAAAAACATACGAAATTTTTGCATAATCGCCCATATTGACCACGGTAAAAGTACTTTGGCAGACCGTCTTTTGGAGTACACCAATACGGTGACCCAACGAGAATTACAATCTCAGACGCTTGATGATATGGATTTGGAAAAAGAACGTGGGATTACGATTAAATCTCACGCCATCCAGATGGATTATGAGCTTAATGGCGAAAAATATACTTTAAACCTTATTGATACACCGGGACACGTAGATTTTTCTTACGAAGTTTCCCGTTCAATCGCAGCTTGTGAAGGCGCACTTTTAATTGTAGATGCTGCGCAAAGTATTCAGGCACAAACAATTTCAAATTTATATCTGGCTTTAGAAAATGACTTGGAAATTATTCCGATTCTTAATAAAATAGATCTTCCATCTGCAAATCCTGAAGAAGTTACCGACGAAATTATGGGACTTTTAGGATGTAAATATGAAGACGTTCTTAGAGTTTCCGGTAAAACAGGGGAGGGTGTTCACGAATTATTGGAGGAGATTGTAAAAAGAGTTCCGCCACCAGTTGGAGATCCTAAAGCTCCGCTTCAAGCTTTGATTTTTGATTCTGTTTATAACCCTTTCAGAGGAATTGAAGCCTATTTTAAAATCGTAAACGGGAGTATTTCTAAAAACGAAAAAATTAAATTTTTCGCAACAGGAAAAGAATATGGCGCTGATGAAGTAGGAACTTTAAAATTAAAACAGGTTCCAAAGAAAACGATTGAATGTGGTGATGTAGGTTACCTTATTTCAGGGATTAAAGATGCCCGTGAAGTAAAAGTAGGAGACACGATTACCTCTTTTGTAAATCCTGCAGATGGACCAATTGATGGTTTTGAAGAAGTAAAACCAATGGTTTTTGCCGGAATTTACCCTATCGAATCTGAGGATTTTGAAGAATTGAGATTCTCATTAGAAAAATTAAGATTAAATGATGCTTCTTTGGTTTTCGAACCGGAAAGTTCTGCAGCTCTTGGTTTTGGTTTCCGTTGCGGATTCTTAGGAATGCTTCACATGGAAATCGTTCAGGAACGTTTGGAGAGAGAATTTAACATGAACGTAATTACTACGGTTCCCAACGTTTCGTATCACGGATATTCTAAAAAAGATCCTGAAACCGCAATTTTAATCAACAACCCGTCTGAAATGATTGATCCCAATCTTTTGGATAGAGTAGAAGAACCTTATATTAAAGCTTCAATCATTACAAAATCTGATTTCGTAGGAGCAGTAATGACACTTTGTATTGAGAAAAGAGGTGAAATTGTTAACCAAAGTTATTTGACTGCAGATAGAGTAGAATTGACTTTCAATATGCCACTGGCGGAAGTTGTTTTCGATTTCTATGACAGATTAAAATCAATTTCTAAAGGATATGCTTCATTCGATTACTCACCAATTGGAATGCGTGCTTCTAAATTGGTAAAAATGGATATCCTGATCAACGGAGATATGGTAGATGCTTTATCTTCATTGATTCATGACTCTAATGCGTATTACATTGGTAAAAGAATGTGTGAAAAACTTCGTGAACTGATCCCGAGACAACAGTTTGATATTGCTGTTCAGGCTGCTTTAGGAGCGAAAGTTATTGCGAGAGAAACCATTAAAGCTTTAAGAAAAGATGTTACCGCAAAATGTTACGGTGGAGATATTTCAAGAAAGAGAAAGCTTCTTGAAAAGCAGAAAGAAGGTAAGAAAAAGATGAAGCAAATTGGTAGAGTAGAAGTTCCGCAATCAGCATTTATGGCTGTTTTGAAACTGAATGACTAG
- a CDS encoding SIR2 family NAD-dependent protein deacylase: MKKLTILTGAGISAESGIKTFRDGDGLWENHSITDVASPEGWRKDRALVLEFYNQRRRQLHEVEPNDAHKLIADLEKHFDVQIITQNIDDLHERVGSTNIIHLHGELFKSCSCNDKNLIYEQKTDINIGDKAEDGAQLRPFIVWFGEDVPLMNEATKKAKEADIFLVIGTSLQVYPAAGLLHDIKDDCLLIVINPNETGFGYGQRAVVMKETATKGMKLLYDKLLNLA, from the coding sequence ATGAAAAAACTAACGATATTAACCGGCGCCGGAATCAGTGCCGAAAGCGGAATAAAAACGTTCAGAGACGGAGATGGTCTTTGGGAAAATCATAGCATAACCGACGTGGCAAGTCCGGAAGGATGGCGAAAAGACAGAGCTTTGGTATTGGAATTTTACAATCAGAGACGTCGCCAACTCCATGAAGTGGAACCGAATGATGCCCACAAATTAATTGCTGATTTAGAAAAGCATTTCGATGTTCAGATCATCACGCAAAATATTGATGATTTGCACGAAAGGGTGGGTTCTACCAATATCATTCATCTTCATGGGGAATTGTTCAAATCATGTTCTTGCAATGATAAAAATTTGATTTACGAACAAAAAACAGACATCAATATCGGTGATAAAGCGGAAGACGGAGCTCAATTGAGACCTTTTATTGTTTGGTTCGGGGAAGATGTTCCATTGATGAATGAAGCAACGAAAAAAGCAAAGGAAGCAGATATTTTCTTAGTAATCGGAACGTCTTTGCAGGTTTATCCGGCTGCAGGATTGCTTCATGATATTAAAGATGATTGTCTTTTAATTGTCATAAATCCTAATGAAACAGGCTTTGGATATGGACAAAGAGCTGTTGTAATGAAGGAAACCGCAACCAAAGGAATGAAATTATTGTATGATAAATTGTTAAATCTTGCCTAA
- a CDS encoding SIMPL domain-containing protein: MDTKIIRSLIIGAAIVITAFVLGSSFKNRNLKQDTISVTGLGSKDFISDEISWGGSFDANAMDAKEAYNLISQDKEKVKAFFYSKGFKAGEFAFGGVNFSRSYRTVTIKEADGAEKSEDVFDGYKATQSVFFRAKKNPALMKKIESVIDKTAELINSGVQFEPSSAQYTYSDLSSLKHSLIEQGSKDARERAEKIVKSADGDLGKLKDASMGVFQITAKGSTDEDSYGGNFDTSSKEKSARITVRLTYNLD; this comes from the coding sequence ATGGACACAAAAATTATTCGTTCTCTCATCATCGGAGCAGCAATCGTTATTACAGCTTTCGTCTTAGGCTCAAGTTTTAAAAACAGAAATTTAAAACAAGATACAATATCCGTTACTGGTCTTGGTTCAAAAGATTTTATTTCAGATGAAATAAGTTGGGGCGGAAGTTTTGATGCAAATGCAATGGATGCAAAAGAAGCATACAATTTGATTTCGCAAGACAAAGAAAAAGTAAAGGCATTTTTCTACAGCAAAGGTTTCAAAGCAGGTGAATTTGCTTTTGGTGGAGTGAATTTTTCAAGGTCTTATCGTACGGTTACTATAAAAGAAGCAGACGGAGCAGAAAAATCTGAAGATGTTTTTGACGGATACAAAGCTACCCAAAGTGTATTTTTCAGAGCTAAGAAAAATCCGGCTTTGATGAAAAAAATTGAAAGCGTAATTGATAAAACTGCAGAACTCATCAATAGTGGAGTACAGTTTGAACCATCTTCTGCACAATATACTTATTCTGACCTTTCTTCGTTGAAACATAGCTTGATAGAACAAGGCTCCAAAGATGCGAGAGAAAGAGCGGAGAAAATTGTAAAAAGTGCAGACGGAGACCTTGGAAAATTAAAAGACGCTTCGATGGGTGTATTTCAGATTACCGCAAAAGGTTCTACAGATGAAGATAGTTATGGAGGAAATTTTGATACCTCAAGTAAGGAAAAATCAGCGAGAATTACAGTAAGGCTTACTTACAATCTCGACTAA
- a CDS encoding Rossmann-like and DUF2520 domain-containing protein produces MQTVIIGSGNVAYHLAKAFVQNGISIAQIFGRNKKELNKISEELNIPNSTKHLVKSDLYIICVSDGSIGAVSKLITKKDCLVAHTSGSLPKEILIGEYRKSSFYPLQTFSKTKNLDYKKIPFFIETENEEDQKTLTDLASKISDNVMESTHEKRKYIHLTAVFACNFVNHLFARAKEISDAQEIPFDYFLPLINETVQKINEIDPKSAQTGPAVRNDQRVLELHEQLLKDESLEIYKTINHSIKKMYQLP; encoded by the coding sequence ATGCAAACAGTCATTATCGGTTCCGGGAATGTTGCCTATCATTTGGCAAAAGCTTTCGTTCAAAATGGTATTTCCATAGCCCAAATCTTTGGAAGAAATAAGAAAGAATTGAATAAAATTTCAGAAGAATTAAATATTCCAAATTCAACTAAACATTTAGTCAAATCAGATTTATATATTATTTGTGTAAGTGACGGTTCTATAGGAGCTGTTTCTAAATTGATTACTAAAAAAGATTGCCTTGTCGCCCATACTTCAGGATCTCTTCCGAAAGAGATTTTGATAGGGGAGTACAGGAAATCCAGTTTCTACCCTTTACAGACTTTTTCTAAAACTAAAAATTTAGATTATAAGAAAATTCCTTTTTTTATTGAAACTGAAAATGAAGAAGACCAAAAAACTTTAACCGATTTGGCTTCAAAAATTTCAGATAATGTAATGGAAAGCACCCATGAAAAGAGGAAATATATTCACCTAACTGCAGTATTTGCCTGCAACTTTGTGAATCATCTTTTTGCAAGAGCCAAGGAAATTTCAGACGCACAGGAAATTCCGTTTGATTATTTTTTACCGTTGATTAATGAAACAGTTCAGAAAATTAATGAAATAGATCCTAAATCAGCCCAAACCGGACCTGCCGTAAGAAACGACCAAAGAGTTTTGGAATTGCATGAGCAGTTATTAAAAGATGAAAGTCTCGAGATTTATAAAACAATAAATCATTCAATTAAAAAAATGTATCAATTACCATAA
- a CDS encoding adenylosuccinate synthetase yields MKTAQIIIGLGFGDEGKGITTDFLAQQHPETVVIRFSGGQQAAHTVMIDDKKHIHSSFASGALRGLPSYFTEHCTIHPTYLFNEREELIQKNGNIELTIHPLAKVTTPFDVLYNRKNVKNLEHGTCGKGVGATMKRNESPYKLFAVDLIAPRTMLVEKLKGIANYYGFEEGEEIENALQDFLEAIDKIHWKIEGYEYLKSFNHLIFEGSQGILLDMDHGVFPNVTFANTTSKNAYEICQLLKIEDIEMFYVTRSYSTRHGSGWMSNEKLLNLKNNQEETCTFNEFQKDLRFGELDYDLLNYALKLDEAYVVAQKKNLVVTCLDQLDERFKIENLKVKFDQVFGSYSPYSKDFKRID; encoded by the coding sequence ATGAAAACAGCACAAATAATTATAGGCTTAGGATTTGGGGACGAAGGCAAAGGCATCACAACCGATTTTCTGGCTCAGCAACATCCTGAGACTGTAGTTATTCGGTTTTCAGGAGGTCAACAAGCGGCGCATACGGTGATGATTGATGATAAAAAGCACATTCATTCCAGTTTTGCGAGTGGTGCGCTGCGTGGTTTACCTTCGTATTTTACAGAGCATTGTACGATTCATCCAACCTATTTATTCAACGAAAGGGAAGAATTAATTCAGAAAAATGGAAATATTGAATTAACTATTCATCCTTTAGCTAAAGTAACAACTCCTTTTGATGTTTTATATAACAGAAAGAATGTCAAAAATTTAGAACATGGAACATGCGGAAAAGGAGTTGGTGCAACGATGAAAAGAAATGAAAGTCCGTACAAGTTATTTGCAGTTGATTTAATCGCTCCAAGAACAATGTTGGTTGAAAAATTAAAAGGAATCGCCAATTATTATGGTTTTGAAGAAGGAGAAGAAATTGAAAACGCGTTGCAGGATTTTTTGGAAGCTATTGATAAAATACATTGGAAAATAGAAGGTTATGAGTACTTAAAATCATTTAATCATCTTATTTTTGAAGGAAGCCAGGGAATTTTACTTGATATGGATCACGGTGTTTTTCCGAATGTGACTTTTGCAAATACGACTTCTAAAAATGCATATGAAATCTGTCAATTATTAAAAATTGAGGATATCGAAATGTTTTATGTGACAAGATCTTATTCAACCCGCCACGGAAGCGGATGGATGAGCAATGAAAAATTGCTAAACCTGAAAAATAATCAAGAAGAAACCTGTACTTTTAATGAATTTCAAAAGGATCTGCGTTTCGGAGAATTGGATTATGATTTATTGAATTATGCCTTGAAATTGGATGAAGCTTATGTTGTTGCACAAAAGAAAAATTTGGTGGTAACTTGTCTTGATCAGTTGGATGAAAGATTTAAAATAGAAAATCTTAAGGTGAAATTTGATCAGGTTTTTGGATCTTACTCACCTTATTCAAAAGATTTTAAAAGAATTGATTAA
- a CDS encoding NUDIX hydrolase — protein sequence MDSPKKLQDIKVAVDAVIFGYFDKKDLQILLIKRNIEPFKGGWALPGGLVLDDENLDDAVKRELKEEAGIKPDFLEQLYTFGNVGRDPRNRVVSVAYLGLVNPSYHELFADSDAEDAQWFSVNQLPKLAFDHQTIIDIALKRLRTKIQYQPIGFNLLNDEFVFSELENLYKTIIGQEIDRRNFRKKIMSYGLLNETNNLKKEGSGRPGKLFTFNQEKYKELEEQGFYFEIK from the coding sequence ATGGATTCTCCTAAAAAATTACAAGATATAAAAGTTGCTGTAGACGCAGTTATTTTCGGATATTTTGATAAAAAAGATCTTCAGATTCTTTTAATTAAAAGAAATATTGAACCATTCAAAGGAGGTTGGGCACTTCCGGGAGGCTTAGTTTTAGATGATGAAAATCTTGACGATGCCGTAAAAAGAGAGTTAAAGGAAGAAGCGGGTATAAAACCCGATTTTTTGGAACAACTTTATACTTTTGGTAACGTAGGTCGTGATCCTAGAAATAGAGTGGTTTCAGTGGCTTATTTAGGCTTGGTTAATCCTTCTTATCATGAATTGTTTGCTGATTCTGATGCGGAAGATGCACAATGGTTCAGTGTGAATCAACTTCCGAAACTTGCTTTTGATCATCAAACGATTATTGATATTGCGTTAAAAAGACTTCGCACAAAAATTCAATATCAACCGATTGGTTTTAATCTTTTAAATGATGAATTTGTGTTTTCTGAACTTGAAAATCTCTATAAAACCATTATCGGACAGGAAATTGACCGTCGAAATTTCAGAAAAAAAATAATGAGTTACGGACTTTTGAATGAAACCAATAACTTAAAAAAAGAAGGCAGCGGCAGACCTGGAAAATTATTTACTTTCAATCAGGAGAAATATAAAGAGCTTGAAGAGCAAGGTTTTTATTTCGAGATCAAATAA
- a CDS encoding O-acetyl-ADP-ribose deacetylase yields MKIELIKGDITKIQADVIVNAANSSLLGGGGVDGAIHRAGGKQILDECIEIRNRQGKCTTGEAVVTTAGNLSAKYVIHTVGPVWNDNEEKGSKLLANCYINSLKMAESLGIKTIAFPNISTGVYRFPKELAGKIAVDEVKNFKSEVIEKIIFVCFDDENEEIYKKLLE; encoded by the coding sequence ATGAAAATTGAATTAATAAAAGGAGATATCACCAAAATACAAGCAGATGTAATTGTTAACGCTGCCAATTCGTCCTTACTTGGAGGAGGTGGAGTTGATGGGGCGATTCATCGCGCAGGTGGGAAACAGATTTTAGATGAATGTATTGAAATCAGAAACCGACAAGGAAAATGCACAACAGGAGAAGCTGTTGTAACCACAGCCGGAAATCTTTCTGCGAAATACGTAATTCACACAGTCGGTCCTGTTTGGAATGACAATGAAGAAAAAGGTTCAAAACTACTAGCAAATTGCTATATAAATTCATTAAAAATGGCTGAAAGCTTAGGGATAAAAACAATTGCTTTTCCAAATATCAGTACAGGAGTTTACAGATTTCCAAAAGAATTAGCTGGAAAAATTGCTGTTGATGAGGTGAAGAATTTCAAATCAGAAGTCATAGAAAAAATTATTTTTGTCTGTTTTGATGACGAAAATGAAGAGATTTATAAGAAATTATTGGAATGA
- a CDS encoding RNA polymerase sigma factor has protein sequence MKIKDAEIIALMQNPRTLDKGIRVLMDAYQSRLYWHIRRIIVDGDLAQDTLQETFIKAYQNFHQFKNDSQLYTWLYRIATNEALQQINKLKKMQKTDEDPEYYMQNLVADNTHSDAEEIQVFLQRAIQSLPEKQKLVFMMRYYDDLPYEEISKIVDMSVGTLKTNYHYAKQKIEEYIKENYER, from the coding sequence ATGAAGATTAAAGACGCAGAAATTATTGCGCTGATGCAAAACCCACGAACACTTGATAAAGGTATTCGGGTGTTGATGGATGCTTATCAGAGTAGATTATATTGGCATATCAGACGCATTATTGTAGATGGAGACCTTGCTCAGGACACTTTGCAGGAAACATTTATAAAAGCTTACCAAAATTTTCATCAGTTTAAAAATGACAGTCAGTTGTATACTTGGCTGTACAGAATTGCAACCAATGAAGCTTTGCAGCAGATTAATAAACTGAAAAAAATGCAGAAAACCGATGAAGATCCGGAATATTACATGCAGAATCTGGTTGCCGATAACACACACAGTGATGCTGAAGAAATACAAGTTTTTTTGCAAAGAGCCATACAAAGTCTGCCCGAAAAGCAGAAACTGGTATTTATGATGCGGTATTATGATGATTTACCTTACGAAGAGATATCAAAAATAGTTGATATGTCGGTAGGAACTTTAAAAACAAATTATCATTACGCCAAACAAAAAATAGAAGAATATATCAAAGAGAATTACGAGAGATAA
- a CDS encoding DUF1579 domain-containing protein yields the protein MKNLFFAACAALLFIACDKAKIDVKTSTGTDSIANEEWKPVDSATANKAWMDFATPGDMQKMLAKSDGVWSGENTMWMEDGGKPMTSTSTTTNKMIFDGRYQSSEHKGNFMGMPFEGMSITGYDNAKKKFVSTWIDNMGTGLMTMEGDWNPSKKSIEFKGKMTDPTRPGKDCNMREVYTFVDDTHQTLEMYGPDSKTGKEYKTMEIKYTKK from the coding sequence ATGAAAAATTTATTCTTTGCAGCCTGCGCTGCTCTTCTATTTATCGCGTGTGATAAAGCAAAAATTGATGTGAAAACTTCAACCGGAACAGATTCAATCGCCAACGAAGAATGGAAACCGGTAGATTCTGCAACCGCTAACAAAGCATGGATGGATTTTGCTACGCCGGGAGATATGCAGAAAATGCTGGCAAAATCTGACGGGGTTTGGTCCGGAGAAAATACGATGTGGATGGAAGACGGTGGAAAACCTATGACAAGTACATCGACAACGACCAATAAAATGATCTTTGATGGACGATATCAATCTAGCGAACATAAAGGAAATTTTATGGGAATGCCTTTTGAAGGAATGAGTATTACAGGTTATGACAATGCTAAAAAGAAATTTGTAAGCACCTGGATTGACAATATGGGAACCGGATTAATGACCATGGAAGGAGACTGGAATCCATCTAAAAAATCAATTGAATTTAAAGGAAAAATGACAGATCCTACAAGACCCGGAAAAGACTGTAATATGAGAGAAGTCTATACTTTTGTTGACGATACTCATCAAACATTAGAAATGTATGGTCCTGATTCTAAAACAGGCAAAGAGTACAAAACAATGGAAATAAAATATACGAAAAAATAA
- a CDS encoding Maf family nucleotide pyrophosphatase produces MKILLASQSPRRKELLSSLGFDFEVVKIDCEEILPENIKIEAAAAYLSELKANTFRNLQNDEVLLTADTVVANENQFLGKPKNEIEAKEMLKSLSGKIHQVYTGITIKTLDKIITETDVADVEFDEISDEEINFYIKNYQPFDKAGGYGIQEWLGMAKIKKINGSFYTIMGLPTHLVYKILKEL; encoded by the coding sequence ATGAAAATACTTTTAGCATCGCAATCTCCGAGAAGGAAAGAATTACTGTCAAGTTTAGGTTTTGATTTTGAAGTCGTGAAAATTGACTGTGAAGAAATTTTACCCGAAAATATAAAAATAGAAGCTGCAGCGGCTTATTTATCTGAATTAAAAGCAAATACATTCAGAAATTTGCAAAATGATGAAGTTTTATTAACCGCAGATACAGTCGTTGCCAATGAAAATCAGTTTCTTGGAAAACCGAAAAATGAAATTGAGGCAAAAGAAATGCTCAAGTCATTATCAGGGAAAATACATCAGGTTTATACCGGAATTACGATTAAAACTTTAGATAAAATCATTACAGAAACTGATGTTGCTGATGTAGAGTTTGATGAAATTTCTGATGAAGAAATTAATTTTTATATCAAAAACTATCAACCATTCGACAAAGCAGGAGGTTATGGTATACAAGAATGGCTTGGAATGGCTAAAATTAAAAAAATTAATGGAAGTTTTTATACCATTATGGGACTTCCGACGCATTTAGTTTATAAAATTTTGAAGGAATTATAG
- a CDS encoding ADP-ribosylation/crystallin J1, translating into MKTITLYRPVGEKEMILIIENNYKKFPPRLEWQPIFYPVLNVDYASEIAEKWNTRDEAGNYLGFVTEFEVLEEIVNKYPAQNVGARNHNELWVPSEEMDTFNQAIV; encoded by the coding sequence ATGAAAACTATAACATTATACAGACCCGTCGGAGAAAAAGAAATGATTTTAATTATCGAAAACAATTACAAAAAATTTCCTCCAAGACTAGAATGGCAACCGATTTTCTATCCTGTTTTAAATGTGGATTATGCTTCCGAAATTGCAGAAAAATGGAATACGAGAGATGAAGCAGGAAATTATCTTGGTTTTGTAACCGAATTTGAAGTGTTGGAAGAGATAGTGAATAAATATCCTGCCCAAAATGTGGGAGCAAGAAATCATAATGAACTGTGGGTTCCTTCAGAAGAAATGGATACTTTTAATCAGGCAATTGTATGA